A part of Rhinatrema bivittatum chromosome 16, aRhiBiv1.1, whole genome shotgun sequence genomic DNA contains:
- the LOC115077665 gene encoding olfactory receptor 5B21-like → MDMENMTMVKEFLILGLSDNPQLQVPLFLVFLLIYLITLLGNLVIITVTCADPRLHTPMYFFLSNLAFTDICCTSTITPKLLEIFHSGDKTISYVGCILQLFFFMGHACTEAFLLTTMAYDRYVAVCDPLHYLLIMNRRVCVLLAVTSWITGFLNSMTVTASITRLSFCDSNQINHLFCDLMPLLKLSCTDTATTQTTLFVESAFMPVPAFLVTLTSYIYIISAILRIRSAEGKRKAFSTCSSHLTVVSMFYLSVFCMYLRPTSTYSQEQGKFLSVVYTTVTPMLNPIIYSLRNKEIKNALRKLIEK, encoded by the coding sequence ATGGACATGGAAAATATGACAATGGTGAAAGAATTCCTTATTCTGGGACTTTCTGATAATCCCCAGCTGCAGGTTCCTCTCTTCCTGGTCTTCCTGCTCATCTACCTGATCACCCTGCTGGGGAACCTTGTGATTATCACAGTGACCTGTGCTGACCCccgcctgcacacccccatgtacttcttcctcagtaacctGGCATTCACAGACATCTGCTGCACCTCCACCATCACCCCAAAACTGCTGGAGATCTTCCACTCAGGGGATAAGACCATTTCCTATGTTGGGTGCATTTTGCAGTTGTTTTTCTTCATGGGCCATGCCTGTACTGAAGCCTTCCTTCTTACCACCATGGCTTATGACCGCTATGTGGCAGTCTGTGACCCCTTACACTATTTGCTCATCATGAATCGCAGAGTCTGTGTCCTGCTGGCCGTAACCTCCTGGATCACTGGATTTCTGAACTCTATGACAGTAACAGCTTCTATCACTCGCCTTTCATTCTGTGATTCCAACCAAATTAATCATCTCTTCTGTGATCTCATGCCACTGTTAAAGCTTTCCTGCACTGACACGGCCACCACACAAACCACATTGTTTGTTGAATCTGCTTTCATGCCAGTGCCTGCCTTCCTTGTGACTCTTACTTCTTACATCTACATCATCTCAGCTATCCTGAGGATCCGCTCTGCAGAGGGGAAGCGTAAAgctttctccacctgctcctcccacctcactgtTGTTTCCATGTTTTATTTGTCAGTGTTCTGTATGTACCTGAGACCCACCTCGACATACTCCCAGGAACAGGGTAAATTCCTGTCTGTGGTGTACACAACTGTCACCCCTATGCTGAATCCCATCATTTACAGTCTGAGgaacaagg
- the LOC115077666 gene encoding olfactory receptor 13G1-like, protein MENMTMVTEFSILGLSDKPQLQVPLFLVFFLIYLITLLGNLVIVMVTFVDPSLNSPMYFFLSNLSLTDICCTTNIVPKLLEIFLTGNKSISYAGCIVQLYFFMGSTCIEIFLLTTMAYDRYVAVCDPLHYSLVMNQRLCVLLVAFSWIIGSLPSGTITASITRLLFCDSNKISHFFCDLMPLLKLSCTDTAITETIIVVAIALIPVPAFLVTLISYTYIILAILRIRSAEGKRKAFSTCSSHLTVISMYYLSLFCMYMRPTSTYSQEQGKILSVLYTTVTPMLNPLIYSLRNKEVKNALRKVIGK, encoded by the coding sequence ATGGAAAATATGACGATGGTGACAGAATTCAGTATTCTGGGACTTTCCGATAAGCCTCAGCTTCAGGTTCCTCTCTTCCTGGTGTTCTTCCTTATCTATCTGATCACCCTGCTGGGAAATCTGGTAATTGTCATGGTGACCTTTGTTGATCCCAGTCTGAATAgccccatgtacttcttcctcagtaacctGTCACTCACAGACATCTGCTGTACCACCAATATTGTCCCCAAACTGCTGGAGATCTTCCTCACAGGGAATAAGAGCATTTCCTATGCTGGGTGCATTGTGCAGCTCTATTTCTTCATGGGCTCTACCTGCATTGAGATTTTTCTCCTCACCACCATGGCATATGACCGATATGTTGCAGTCTGTGACCCCTTGCACTATTCACTTGTCATGAATCAGAGACTCTGTGTTCTGCTGGTTGCTTTTTCCTGGATCATTGGTTCGCTACCTTCTGGGACAATCACGGCTTCCATCACCCGCCTTTTATTCTGTGACTCTAACAAGATCAGTCATTTCTTTTGTGACCTCATGCCACTGTTAAAGCTTTCCTGCACTGATACAGCCATCACTGAGACTATAATAGTAGTTGCAATTGCACTGATACCAGTCCCTGCCTTCCTTGTGACTCTCATATCTTACACCTACATCATCTTAGCTATCCTGAGGATCAGGTCTGCCGAGGGGAAGCGTAAAgctttctccacctgctcctcccacctcacagtcATCTCCATGTATTATCTGTCACTGTTCTGTATGTACATGAGACCCACTTCAACATATTCCCAGGAGCAGGGTAAAATCCTGTCCGTGCTGTACACGACTGTCACCCCCATGCTGAACCCCCTCATTTACAGTCTGAGGAATAAGGAGGTAAAAAATGCATTGAGGAAAGTCATAGGGAAGTAG